The proteins below are encoded in one region of Corvus hawaiiensis isolate bCorHaw1 chromosome 3, bCorHaw1.pri.cur, whole genome shotgun sequence:
- the LOC125323267 gene encoding uncharacterized protein LOC125323267 isoform X3, producing MAKEGAAPPPAPAATPPPRRARGRRLTQRGGAAPPGPGGSRTTGRARSGGTTLGHLVRPPCPLSSEGDSTTSLGNLFQFSVTSTVRNHIDEVPSQSPLLEAEEAQAPSDIPETWKDLENCFSCSLEEEIALTSSIFAKVCKGTVSITFPK from the exons ATGGCCAAAGAAggagccgccccgccgccggcccccgcGGCCACCCCGCCCCCGCGCCGGGCCCGCGGGCGCCGCCTCACgcagcgcggcggggccgccccgcctGGGCCGGGGGGCAGCAGAACCACAGGACGGGCCAGGTCGGGAGGGACCACACTGGGTCATCTGGTCCGACCTCCCTGCCCCCTCTcgagtgagggagactccacaacctctctgggcaatctctTCCAGTTCTCGGTCACCTCCACG GTACGTAAtcacattgatgaggtcccctctcagtcaccCCTTCTCGAGGCTGAAGAGGCCCAAGCTCCCTCAGACATTCCTG AGACTTGGAAGGACCttgaaaactgcttttcctgctctctaGAGGAGGAGATTGCCCTCACCTCCTCTATTTTTGCCAAGGTATGTAAAGGGACAGTTAGCATCACTTTTCCAAAATAA
- the LOC125323267 gene encoding uncharacterized protein LOC125323267 isoform X2, whose translation MAKEGAAPPPAPAATPPPRRARGRRLTQRGGAAPPGPGGSRTTGRARSGGTTLGHLVRPPCPLSSEGDSTTSLGNLFQFSVTSTVKKFFIFRWNFLCLSFCPLPLVLLLGTTDKRLIHLLDTHPLETWKDLENCFSCSLEEEIALTSSIFAKVCKGTVSITFPK comes from the exons ATGGCCAAAGAAggagccgccccgccgccggcccccgcGGCCACCCCGCCCCCGCGCCGGGCCCGCGGGCGCCGCCTCACgcagcgcggcggggccgccccgcctGGGCCGGGGGGCAGCAGAACCACAGGACGGGCCAGGTCGGGAGGGACCACACTGGGTCATCTGGTCCGACCTCCCTGCCCCCTCTcgagtgagggagactccacaacctctctgggcaatctctTCCAGTTCTCGGTCACCTCCACGgtaaagaagttcttcataTTCAGATGGAAtttcctgtgcctcagtttctgcccattgcctcttgtcctattacTTGGCACCACGGACAAGAGGCTGATTCATCTTCTTGACACCCATCCTTTAG AGACTTGGAAGGACCttgaaaactgcttttcctgctctctaGAGGAGGAGATTGCCCTCACCTCCTCTATTTTTGCCAAGGTATGTAAAGGGACAGTTAGCATCACTTTTCCAAAATAA
- the LOC125323267 gene encoding atherin-like isoform X1 yields MPAPRSWPKKEPPRRRPPRPPRPRAGPAGAASRSAAGPPRLGRGAAEPQDGPGREGPHWVIWSDLPAPSRVRETPQPLWAISSSSRSPPRYVITLMRSPLSHPFSRLKRPKLPQTFLRHLPRIGARPPHTWTRGSRVVPLLLSVIIWGTERPRAALVLSPLPFVTKAAKPGPAKSSINSGCS; encoded by the exons aTGCCGGCACCTCGCTCATGGCCAAAGAAggagccgccccgccgccggcccccgcGGCCACCCCGCCCCCGCGCCGGGCCCGCGGGCGCCGCCTCACgcagcgcggcggggccgccccgcctGGGCCGGGGGGCAGCAGAACCACAGGACGGGCCAGGTCGGGAGGGACCACACTGGGTCATCTGGTCCGACCTCCCTGCCCCCTCTcgagtgagggagactccacaacctctctgggcaatctctTCCAGTTCTCGGTCACCTCCACG GTACGTAAtcacattgatgaggtcccctctcagtcaccCCTTCTCGAGGCTGAAGAGGCCCAAGCTCCCTCAGACATTCCTG CGTCACCTGCCCCGCATCGGTGCCCGGCCACCGCACACCTGGACACGCGGCAGCCGTGTGgtgcctctgctcctctctgtcaTCATCTGGGGCACAGAGAGACCCCGGGCTGCCCTGGTGctgtcccccctcccctttgtgacaaaagcagcaaaacctgGACCAGCCAAAAGCAGCATAAACTCTGGCTGTAGTTAA